The sequence CTAATAATTAATCAAAGCTTGGATTACTTGTGTCCATTAAAGAATTATTTGTCATTTTTCAAGAATTAGTGTCAAGTGGTGTAAGAGGCTAAAAACCTTATAAATAAAGGGGTTGGTGCTTTTTGCCGCTTTTATATATCTTGAAGACTTTTAAATAATTAAATGCCTTTTCTTGAAAAAGTGGCTCGACTAAGCTTAAATAATTAAATGCCTTTTCGGGCGCAAGTAGCACGTTTGTAATACTTAAAAGCATCAATGCTAGAAAAGAAAGCTAGACAAGATGAACAAAACAATCTGTTTGAGGTGGCACCCATAGGGACGGAGTTGACGGTGTCCACTCAACAAGACCGCAAAATCTTGATTGAGCAAATTGAGGATGCCCAAACGAAAACAGAGATTCTTTTAAAAATGGATGCAATAGAGGATATCCGTACTGCTTCTGGTGATAGCAAACAAGAACGTATCAAACAGTGGGCGCAAAAGTTAGGGAAGCATCCACGAACCATTACCCGCATGTTGTCTAAAGCTGACAAAGAAGGATTAGCAGCAATAGCCAAAGCCACACGCTCAGATGCTGGGAAACGCAGAGGGAAAAAGCAATGGCATCAGAGCGTGGAGTATTGGATAGATTTTATCGAAAAAACCTATAAAGATGGCAATAAAAATAGCCGTCGCATGAATCGCAACCAAGTTTATAACCAGGTTCAGGGACATGCCGAATTAGAATTAGGGTTGAAAGAGGGTGAATACCCAAGCCATGTTTTTGTTTATCAAGTGCTAGCTCCCTTAGTTGAAAAGAAAAAAGTCCGGCATCCAGGGCAAGGTTCTCGGATTGTAATTAAGACAACAGCAGGAGAGTTAGTAGTTGAGCGTAGTAATCAAGTCTGGCAAATAGACCATACTCGTTTAGACAGTTTATTAGTAAATGAAAATTTGGAACTAGCTGGTAGTCTCTACATTACTGTTGTCATCGATAGCTATTCCGGGTGTGCAATGGGGTTCTATCTAGGCTTTGAGGCAGCAGGATCTCATGAAGTAGCGCTAGCTCTGCGTCATGCTATGAGGCCCAAGCAGTATCCGCCTGATTACCAAATACAACATGAGTGGATGCTTGCGGGTTTGCCTGAGTATATTGTCACAGACCGAGCTAAGGAATTTAAATCTGGGCATTTGCGACAAATTGCAATGGATTTGAACATTCAACTACGGTTACGTGCTTATCCGCAGCAAGGAGGTTTAATTGAAAGCCTGTTTGACAAGGCAAATAAGGAAGTTTTGTCAATGCTACCAGGCTATAAAGGCTCCAATGTCCAAAAAAGACCATCAGATGCCGAAAAGTATGCCTGCATCACCTACGAAGAATTTGAAAGAATATTAACTCGATATTTTGTTGACCACTACAATCAACATCTCTATCCAAGAGTCAAGAATCAGACACGAATTCAACGGTGGTGGGCAGGGTTAATTGGCAAACAACCTCAGCTGCTAGAAGAACGTGCGTTAGATATATGCTTAATGAAGACAGTACCGCGCTGTGTGCAAGCGTATGGCTGTGTACAGTTTGAGTGTTTAATCTATAGTGCTACTTGGCTACAAAAATTTGAGGGACAACAAGTCACTCTCAGATACAATCCCAGCAATATTGTTACTCTCCTAGTTTATAGCGTGGAGAAGAACAATCAAGCATCTGTTTTTCTAGGTACGGTAAAAGCCAGAGATTTAGATGAAGAACGACTGTCGTTGAAAGAGTGGAAGGCAACAAAGCAAAAAATTCGCTCTGGTGGTAAAGCTATTGACCAGTCATCAATATTATCAGAGCGACTAGCTTTAAATGAGTTTGCTCAAGAGAAAATCAAGACACTTAAACAACGACGAGCTTCAGAACAAAAACGGATTAACCGCAAATTAAATCAAAGCAAAGTTATTGAATTATTTCCTGAAGAAAAGGAGACTGCTGTTGTTTTAGAAAGGGAAACAGATGCTCCTGAACTAT is a genomic window of Fortiea contorta PCC 7126 containing:
- a CDS encoding Mu transposase C-terminal domain-containing protein — encoded protein: MLEKKARQDEQNNLFEVAPIGTELTVSTQQDRKILIEQIEDAQTKTEILLKMDAIEDIRTASGDSKQERIKQWAQKLGKHPRTITRMLSKADKEGLAAIAKATRSDAGKRRGKKQWHQSVEYWIDFIEKTYKDGNKNSRRMNRNQVYNQVQGHAELELGLKEGEYPSHVFVYQVLAPLVEKKKVRHPGQGSRIVIKTTAGELVVERSNQVWQIDHTRLDSLLVNENLELAGSLYITVVIDSYSGCAMGFYLGFEAAGSHEVALALRHAMRPKQYPPDYQIQHEWMLAGLPEYIVTDRAKEFKSGHLRQIAMDLNIQLRLRAYPQQGGLIESLFDKANKEVLSMLPGYKGSNVQKRPSDAEKYACITYEEFERILTRYFVDHYNQHLYPRVKNQTRIQRWWAGLIGKQPQLLEERALDICLMKTVPRCVQAYGCVQFECLIYSATWLQKFEGQQVTLRYNPSNIVTLLVYSVEKNNQASVFLGTVKARDLDEERLSLKEWKATKQKIRSGGKAIDQSSILSERLALNEFAQEKIKTLKQRRASEQKRINRKLNQSKVIELFPEEKETAVVLERETDAPELSEQSAFNLVSEPKQQCVKPIPTIAYDWNQIMEENW